From a single Streptomyces misionensis genomic region:
- the cydB gene encoding cytochrome d ubiquinol oxidase subunit II — translation MELHDVWFVLIAVLWTGYFFLEGFDFGVGILTKLLARDRAERRVLINTIGPVWDGNEVWLLTAGGATFAAFPDWYATLFSGFYLPLLLILVCLIVRGVAFEYRAKRPEENWQRNWETAIFWTSLLPAFLWGVAFGNIVRGVKIDQHFEYVGSVWDLLNPYALLGGLVTLSLFTFHGAVFTALKTVGDIRTRARQLARWAGLVAAVLAAGFLLWTQAHSGDGKSLVALVLAVVALLGALTANHFGREGWAFSLSGLTIVAAVAMLFLSLFPDVMPSTLNGDWSLTVSNASSSPYTLKIMTWLAVIATPLVLLYQGWTYWVFRKRIGTQHIAEAAH, via the coding sequence ATGGAACTTCACGACGTCTGGTTCGTCCTGATCGCCGTCCTGTGGACCGGCTACTTCTTCCTGGAGGGGTTCGACTTCGGGGTCGGCATCCTCACCAAGCTGCTGGCCCGGGACCGGGCCGAACGCCGGGTGCTCATCAACACCATCGGCCCGGTCTGGGACGGCAACGAGGTCTGGCTGCTCACGGCGGGCGGCGCGACCTTCGCCGCCTTCCCGGATTGGTACGCCACCCTCTTCTCCGGTTTCTACCTGCCCCTGCTCCTCATCCTGGTCTGCCTGATCGTCCGGGGCGTCGCCTTCGAGTACCGGGCGAAGCGGCCCGAGGAGAACTGGCAGCGCAACTGGGAGACGGCGATCTTCTGGACCTCCCTGCTCCCGGCGTTCCTGTGGGGCGTGGCCTTCGGGAACATCGTGCGGGGAGTCAAGATCGACCAGCACTTCGAGTACGTCGGCAGCGTCTGGGACCTGCTCAACCCCTATGCCCTGCTCGGCGGACTGGTGACGCTCAGCCTGTTCACCTTCCATGGAGCGGTGTTCACGGCGCTGAAGACCGTCGGGGACATCCGGACGCGGGCGCGGCAGCTGGCCCGGTGGGCCGGTCTCGTCGCCGCCGTGCTGGCGGCCGGCTTCCTGCTGTGGACGCAGGCCCACAGCGGTGACGGCAAGAGCCTCGTCGCCCTCGTCCTGGCGGTCGTCGCCCTGCTCGGCGCGCTGACGGCGAACCACTTCGGGCGTGAGGGATGGGCGTTCAGCCTGTCCGGTCTCACCATCGTGGCGGCCGTGGCGATGCTCTTCCTGTCGCTCTTCCCCGACGTCATGCCGTCGACCCTCAACGGGGACTGGAGCCTGACGGTCTCCAACGCCTCGTCGAGCCCGTACACCCTGAAGATCATGACCTGGCTGGCGGTGATCGCCACTCCGCTGGTGCTGCTCTACCAGGGCTGGACCTACTGGGTGTTCCGCAAGCGGATCGGCACACAGCACATCGCCGAAGCCGCACATTGA